In the genome of Bubalus kerabau isolate K-KA32 ecotype Philippines breed swamp buffalo chromosome 8, PCC_UOA_SB_1v2, whole genome shotgun sequence, one region contains:
- the FKBP14 gene encoding peptidyl-prolyl cis-trans isomerase FKBP14, with the protein MRLFLWNAVLTLLVTCLSGALIPEPEVKIEVLQKPFICHRKTKGGDLMLVHYEGYLEKDGSLFHSTHKHNNGQPIWFTLGILEALKGWDQGLKGMCVGEKRKLTIPPALGYGKEGKGKIPPESTLIFNIDLLEIRNGPRSHESFQEMDLNDDWKLSKNEVKVYLKKEFEKHGAVVNESHHDVLVEDIFDKEDEDKDGFISAREFTYKHDEL; encoded by the exons ATGAGGCTTTTCTTGTGGAATGCAGTCCTGACACTGTTAGTAACTTGCTTGAGTGGGGCTCTCATCCCAGAACCAGAAGTGAAGATTGAAGTTCTCCAGAAGCCGTTCATCTGCCATCGCAAGACCAAAGGAGGGGATTTGATGTTGGTCCACTATGAAGGCTACTTAGAAAAGGACGGCTCTTTATTTCACTCCAC TCACAAACATAACAATGGTCAGCCCATTTGGTTCACCCTGGGCATCCTGGAGGCTCTCAAAGGTTGGGACCAGGGCTTGAAGGGAATGTGtgtaggagagaagagaaagctcACCATTCCTCCTGCCTTGGGCtatggaaaagaaggaaaag GTAAAATTCCCCCGGAAAGTACACTGATATTCAACATTGATCTCCTGGAGATTCGAAATGGACCAAGATCCCATGAGTCATTCCAAGAAATGGATCTTAATGATGACTGGAAACTCTCTAAAAATGAG GTTAAAGTGTATTTAAAGAAGGAGTTTGAAAAGCATGGTGCAGTGGTGAATGAAAGTCATCATGATGTTTTGGTAGAGGATATTTTTGATAAAGAAGATGAAGACAAAGATGGATTTATATCTGCCAGAGAATTTACATATAAACATGATGAATTATAG